A window from Desulfovibrio sp. Fe33 encodes these proteins:
- the lepB gene encoding signal peptidase I, which yields MTHIDVHTNRGFVKPRNPWLALLLSLAAPGLGQVYNGQWKKGIGFYLAELALALFMLLFWADFAAMLLCVSILLGYNLFVAGEAFAVARRLKEYTLKPCNRWWVYLLCLLVSFVSGLVFEDVVKGRFFMAYQVPSASMLPTIREGDHFMVEILEPEDELRRGEIVIFSLPATREFDFVKRIVGLPGETVEIRDRQVLVNGVPLEEAYAFHSKEGMIPVRDLFGPVVLGEDEYFLMGDNREDSYDSRWLGPVPRTRIKGRAGYVYFPGDTGASDWSDRLGEPLR from the coding sequence ATGACCCATATCGATGTTCATACGAATCGGGGCTTCGTCAAGCCCCGCAACCCCTGGCTGGCGCTGCTCCTTTCCCTGGCTGCGCCGGGATTGGGCCAAGTCTACAACGGCCAGTGGAAAAAGGGGATCGGCTTCTATCTGGCCGAGTTGGCCCTGGCCCTGTTCATGCTTCTGTTCTGGGCGGATTTCGCGGCCATGCTCCTGTGCGTGTCGATCCTGCTCGGCTACAACCTGTTCGTGGCCGGGGAGGCTTTCGCCGTGGCCCGGAGGCTGAAGGAATACACGCTCAAGCCGTGTAACAGGTGGTGGGTCTATCTGCTTTGCCTGCTCGTCAGCTTCGTTTCGGGCCTGGTGTTCGAGGATGTGGTCAAGGGGCGGTTTTTCATGGCCTACCAGGTGCCGTCCGCGTCCATGCTGCCCACCATTCGCGAGGGCGATCATTTTATGGTCGAGATCCTGGAGCCCGAGGACGAACTGCGCCGGGGCGAGATCGTCATATTTTCCCTGCCGGCCACCCGGGAGTTCGATTTCGTCAAGCGGATCGTCGGGTTGCCCGGCGAGACCGTGGAGATCAGGGATCGGCAGGTGCTGGTGAACGGCGTTCCGCTGGAGGAGGCTTACGCCTTCCATTCCAAGGAGGGGATGATCCCGGTGCGGGACCTCTTCGGTCCGGTGGTCCTGGGAGAGGACGAATATTTTCTCATGGGCGACAACCGCGAGGACAGCTACGACTCGCGTTGGCTCGGGCCGGTGCCCAGGACGCGGATAAAGGGAAGGGCCGGATACGTGTATTTCCCCGGCGACACCGGGGCATCCGACTGGTCGGACAGGCTGGGCGAGCCCCTGCGGTAG
- a CDS encoding glycosyltransferase family 2 protein yields MAAPRISVTMPCYECGDTVAEALDSLLAQEGADFEVVAVNDGSTDDTAGILAEYARRDSRVRCFSIPHGGVIRAANAAIEAARGEYIARMDADDIALPGRLAAQAALLDGHPDVGLAGCRVRFGGCRKTCRGYARYVDWTNKLLTHEAISLNRFVEFPVPNPSIMFRRSTLEEHGPYREGDFPEDYDLLLRWLEGGVRMMKADAELLVWNDPPDRLSRTHPRYDVDAFYRIKTEYLARWLKRNNPHHPVVHILGSGRTTRKRADRLLAHGIKFAAYYDVDPKKIGHRVNGLTVRDRSEIPGPGEGFCIPYVASRGAREEIFKFFDERGSVLGRDYIPAA; encoded by the coding sequence GTGGCCGCCCCGAGAATATCCGTGACCATGCCCTGCTATGAGTGCGGGGATACCGTGGCCGAAGCGCTCGATTCGCTCCTGGCGCAGGAGGGCGCGGATTTCGAGGTGGTGGCCGTGAACGACGGCAGTACCGACGACACTGCGGGAATCCTGGCCGAGTATGCGCGCCGGGATTCCCGCGTTCGTTGTTTTTCGATTCCGCACGGCGGCGTCATCCGCGCGGCCAACGCGGCCATCGAGGCCGCGCGGGGCGAGTATATCGCCCGCATGGACGCCGACGACATCGCCTTGCCGGGGAGGCTGGCCGCGCAGGCCGCGCTTCTTGACGGCCACCCCGACGTTGGCCTTGCCGGGTGCCGGGTGCGGTTCGGCGGCTGCCGGAAAACCTGCCGCGGGTACGCCCGCTATGTGGACTGGACCAACAAACTTCTCACCCACGAGGCCATCAGCCTCAACCGGTTCGTGGAATTTCCCGTGCCCAATCCGTCGATCATGTTCCGCCGGTCCACCCTGGAGGAACATGGCCCCTATCGGGAGGGTGATTTCCCCGAGGATTACGACCTGCTCCTGCGTTGGCTGGAAGGCGGGGTGCGCATGATGAAGGCGGACGCCGAACTGCTGGTCTGGAACGATCCGCCGGACAGGCTGTCGCGCACCCATCCCCGCTATGACGTGGACGCCTTTTACCGCATCAAGACCGAATACCTTGCCCGATGGTTGAAGCGGAACAATCCGCATCATCCGGTGGTCCATATCCTCGGTTCGGGACGCACCACCCGCAAGCGGGCCGACCGGCTTCTTGCCCATGGCATCAAGTTCGCCGCCTATTACGATGTGGACCCGAAGAAAATCGGCCACAGGGTGAACGGCCTGACGGTCCGCGACCGCTCGGAGATACCGGGACCGGGGGAAGGTTTTTGCATCCCCTATGTGGCCAGCCGGGGGGCGCGGGAGGAAATTTTCAAGTTTTTCGACGAGCGCGGCAGCGTGCTTGGGCGGGATTATATTCCAGCCGCCTGA
- a CDS encoding ATP-binding protein has product MKCTRCRKTAHVALPSHHSGFCADCYPLFFTKQVETAIRREKMFTHDDRILVALSGGKDSLALMLELKLQGYDVTGLHIDLGIPNSSEKARKKVEDFCSLHELPLRVFEMAAWGLPIPDVKKHIKRPVCAVCGKMKRHHFNRIAVEEGFDVLATGHNLDDEVARLFANTLRWDTAYLSDQGPVLPASEGFVRKVKPLFRLSEFETANYAFLKGIEIHSDPCPYASGASFTGHKELWGELEHRSPGQKLQFYQSFLKNGKPAFAHMEKESGAELAPCTECGSPTSAEICSVCRIKAAVAESKAQAE; this is encoded by the coding sequence ATGAAATGCACCCGATGCCGCAAGACGGCCCACGTGGCCCTGCCGAGCCACCATTCAGGTTTTTGCGCGGACTGTTACCCGCTTTTCTTCACCAAGCAGGTGGAGACGGCCATCCGCCGCGAAAAGATGTTCACCCATGACGACCGCATCCTGGTGGCCTTGTCCGGGGGCAAGGATTCCCTTGCGCTGATGCTCGAATTGAAGTTGCAGGGGTACGACGTGACCGGCCTGCACATCGACCTGGGCATCCCGAATTCTTCGGAGAAGGCCCGGAAAAAGGTCGAGGATTTCTGCTCGCTTCACGAGCTTCCCTTGCGCGTCTTCGAGATGGCGGCCTGGGGGCTGCCCATCCCCGACGTCAAGAAGCACATCAAACGCCCGGTCTGCGCCGTGTGCGGAAAAATGAAGCGCCATCATTTCAACCGTATCGCCGTGGAGGAAGGCTTCGACGTCCTGGCCACGGGACATAACCTGGATGACGAGGTGGCCCGGCTGTTCGCCAACACCCTGCGCTGGGACACGGCCTACCTGTCCGACCAGGGGCCTGTCCTGCCCGCGTCCGAAGGGTTCGTGCGCAAGGTCAAGCCGCTGTTCAGGCTGAGCGAGTTCGAGACCGCCAACTACGCCTTCCTCAAGGGGATCGAGATTCATTCCGATCCCTGCCCGTATGCTTCGGGGGCCAGCTTCACCGGCCACAAGGAGTTGTGGGGTGAGCTCGAGCACCGCAGTCCAGGACAGAAACTCCAGTTCTATCAGTCGTTTCTGAAGAACGGAAAGCCCGCTTTCGCGCACATGGAAAAGGAGAGCGGGGCGGAACTCGCCCCGTGCACCGAGTGCGGCTCGCCGACCAGCGCCGAAATCTGTTCGGTCTGCCGTATCAAGGCGGCCGTGGCCGAAAGCAAGGCGCAGGCGGAATAG
- a CDS encoding response regulator — protein sequence MSQPKILVVDDEKHIRMLYREELEADGYTVATSDGEEDILDVVARERPTIVILDIKLGVNRSGLDLLQEIRTKDQQIPVILSTAYDSFQHDLKSIAADYYVVKSVDLTELKDKVRMALNKAGS from the coding sequence ATGAGCCAACCAAAGATTCTCGTCGTCGACGATGAAAAACACATCCGAATGCTCTATAGGGAAGAACTGGAGGCGGACGGCTATACCGTGGCCACCTCGGACGGCGAGGAGGACATTCTCGACGTCGTCGCCAGGGAACGTCCGACCATCGTCATTCTGGACATCAAGCTGGGCGTCAACCGCTCCGGGCTCGATCTGTTGCAGGAAATCCGCACCAAGGATCAGCAGATACCCGTCATACTCTCGACGGCCTACGATTCATTCCAGCACGACCTCAAATCCATCGCCGCGGACTACTACGTGGTCAAGTCGGTGGATCTGACCGAACTGAAGGACAAGGTCAGAATGGCGCTGAACAAAGCCGGCTCGTAG